From Pyrenophora tritici-repentis strain M4 chromosome 1, whole genome shotgun sequence, the proteins below share one genomic window:
- a CDS encoding PlsC, 1-acyl-sn-glycerol-3-phosphate acyltransferase: MPPATKKPVVAKPVAAKTGAKKPLAVNQSATKSPVPAAVQRKKKVDLGAGLRVTKDPKDNADAHPAGPPRFGELTQAERAFTLASTFLSGVLAISASQFLGAPLKLIDPQFYDAYMAYTKECFAILITCLTQWWAPTVVRVSGDSSMVGQLIKRKDGSLRCNFSDRMVLMANHQLYTDWLYLWWIAYTNNMHGFIYIILKESLKNIPIIGWGAQFYNFIFLSRKWEEDQRTFKKHLSKLNKKGDPMWLIIFPEGTNLSPTTRERSKQWADKNGLQDMKHQLLPRSTGLRFCLNELKETTDWLYDCTIAYEGIPPGQFGQDIFTLRSSFFEGRPPKSVNMHWRRFRISDIPYENTHAFEVWLRNRWREKDYMLEYFSRHTRFPAEDFWKNHLDMDTKSESSRGGPNGSRTIRTVARPAVQIETEVKSGNWNEFVKIFAPITSVMMALTVAYGASPEDLPIPGGKEFFEQHLKTLLGQGGGEVKGLPSPDQLERMIEGAAKMGAAQAAEGQKQIPEAQRLTQENLAKLVKETAISSGAVMPNGMRRASTALPPPPPNTNDANAHYRSRSEKTTEHRQYA, translated from the exons ATGCCACCAGCAACGAAGAAGCCCGTCGTTGCTAAGCCAGTGGCTGCCAAAACGGGGGCTAAGAAGCCGCTTGCTGTCAACCAATCAGCGACCAAGTCGCCAGTACCGGCGGCTGTccagaggaagaagaaggtaGACCTTGGTGCTGGTTTGCGGGTCACAAAAGACCCAAAAGACAATGCCGACGCGCATCCGGCTGGGCCACCGCGGTTTGGTGAGTTGACGCaggcagaacgagccttCACACTAGCCTCGACCTTCCTGTCTGGAGTCCTAGC CATAAGCGCATCTCAGTTCCTGGGTGCTCCATTGAAGCTCATCGACCCTCAATTCTACGATGCTTACATGGCGTATACCAAAGAATGTTTCGCCATCCTAATCACCTGTCTGACCCAATGGTGGGCCCCAACCGTCGTTCGTGTCTCGGGCGACTCCAGCATGGTTGGTCAGCTCATCAAACGAAAGGATGGATCTCTGCGATGCAACTTCTCGGACCGCATGGTTCTCATGGCAAACCACCAACTCTATACTGATTGGCTGTACCTCTGGTGGATTGCCTACACAAACAACATGCATGGCTTCATCTATATCATCCTAAAGGAGTCATTGAAAAATATACCCATCATCGGGTGGGGTGCACAGTTCTATAACTTCATCTTCTTGTCAAGAAAATGGGAGGAGGACCAGAGGACATTCAAGAAGCATTTGAGCAAGTTGAACAAGAAAGGTGACCCCATGTGGCTCATCATCTTTCCAGAAGGGACCAATCTCTCGCCGACTACGCGTGAAAGGAGTAAGCAATGGGCAGATAAGAATGGACTTCAGGATATGAAGCACCAGTTGCTTCCTCGTAGCACCGGTCTGCGCTTCTGTCTGAACGAGCTCAAGGAGACCACAGATTGGCTTTATGACTGTACTATTGCCTACGAAGGTATTCCACCCGGCCAATTTGGCCAGGACATCTTCACCCTCCGCTCCTCCTTCTTTGAAGGCCGACCTCCCAAATCCGTCAACATGCACTGGCGGCGTTTCCGCATTTCGGACATTCCTTACGAAAACACTCATGCGTTCGAAGTCTGGCTAAGGAACCGATGGAGGGAGAAGGACTACATGCTTGAGTATTTCAGTAGGCACACGCGGTTCCCCGCCGAAGACTTTTGGAAAAATCATCTCGACATGGACACCAAAAGCGAGAGCAGCAGAGGAGGACCGAACGGCAGCCGCACCATCCGAACCGTTGCCCGACCAGCCGTGCAGATTGAGACGGAGGTGAAGAGCGGAAACTGGAATGAATTTGTCAAAATCTTTGCTCCCATAACCTCCGTCATGATGGCCTTGACGGTAGCCTACGGCGCCTCTCCTGAAGACCTACCCATACCCGGCGGCAAAGAATTCTTCGAACAGCATCTCAAAACGCTACTTGGACAAGGCGGAGGCGAAGTAAAAGGCCTCCCCAGTCCCGACCAGCTCGAGAGAATGATCGAAGGCGCCGCTAAAATGGGCGCCGCACAAGCTGCTGAAGGCCAAAAACAAATTCCAGAAGCTCAACGACTGACGCAAGAGAACCTAGCAAAGCTTGTCAAGGAAACAGCTATTTCGAGCGGAGCAGTCATGCCAAACGGAATGCGAAGAGCAAGCACAGCGCTACCGCCACCCCCCCCTAACACAAACGATGCAAACGCCCACTACCGCAGCCGCAGCGAGAAGACCACAGAGCACAGGCAATATGCCTAA